The nucleotide window CGATCGGCCTGGTCAGCGTCGCCGTCGCGGTCGTCGTCGGTGACATGGGGATGAGTCTCGGCGTCACGGGCAACGCGATGCGTCTCGCGCGCGTTTCGCCCGAGACGACTGATGCCGACGGGAGCGAGTAGCGTGAGCCAGTCGAACCGCTGGAATCGGATGCGATACCGGGTCTACGCACCGATCTACGATCTCGCCGTCCGGCCGTTTCGGGCGGCCCGCGAGCGGGCGATCGACGGCCTCGAGTTCGAATCGGGCGATCGCGTCCTCGTCGTCGGCTGTGGCCCCGGCCCGGATCTCGACCATCTGCCCGCCGGCGTGGGCGTGATCGCGGTCGATTTGACGCCCGCGATGGTCCGTCGAGCGGCGACTCGATCGAGCACTCACGACGTGAGCGCGGCGATCGCGGACGCGGCCGCCCTGCCGATCGCCGACGACTCGGTCGACGCCGTCCTCGCCCATCTCGTGCTCTCGGTGGTGGCCGATCCGACGCGGGTCGTGGCCGAGATCGCCCGGGTCTGTCAGCCCGACGGGCAGATCTCGATTCTCGACAAGTTCGTCGCACCGGGCACCGACGGATCGCTGGTCAGGCGTGCGATCGATCCCGTCGCTCGACTCGCGTTTTCGACGCTCACGCTCGATCTCGATCGACTGATCGACGGGAGTGGGCTCAGAATCGACCACCGCGACCGCTCGATTGCCGGCCTGTACACGATCGCCCGTGCGCGACCGGAATCGACTGGCGG belongs to Halococcoides cellulosivorans and includes:
- a CDS encoding class I SAM-dependent methyltransferase produces the protein MPTGASSVSQSNRWNRMRYRVYAPIYDLAVRPFRAARERAIDGLEFESGDRVLVVGCGPGPDLDHLPAGVGVIAVDLTPAMVRRAATRSSTHDVSAAIADAAALPIADDSVDAVLAHLVLSVVADPTRVVAEIARVCQPDGQISILDKFVAPGTDGSLVRRAIDPVARLAFSTLTLDLDRLIDGSGLRIDHRDRSIAGLYTIARARPESTGG